A section of the Euwallacea fornicatus isolate EFF26 chromosome 12, ASM4011564v1, whole genome shotgun sequence genome encodes:
- the LOC136342460 gene encoding titin homolog isoform X1, with amino-acid sequence MEEMDLLLTLPARDLTSCISLDLFDREPTGGSTISSLRQFRKKDIDKSNGESQSQPQKPMSESHVARVAPHNHYPPANDAYHYATSQFSGYSPQLKYSDLVEASQPNHISTSVIQKPKTKEYMEMCNIQQQHISNQQYSPDNGQYLHKDPSQNGFPNLFKPESQYYPKDQHHFQQMPHHSIPPKFNQMMNQNMRKYNPTPTDNAFLNKLSQLRPSIARSIMNDHHLQDTQAPYPVMDQRTMYSQQNPRYYPGAIHQPNPYSANPNCPITPSHPYPNYPPAGCNYTRPPQMAPVGPRYPHMERSASPSRRSYQESMHMPPINAYHSLHQKVPPASNYPQYPQHRGPEYAQHYQHRRMPQDCYPAQACRPRPAQFMQGHHQLSGQDLQDLGENTVSPSESLKKFIENWDDDDQATEMNNSMESGGIRDKLREDAPGTLYMINPNDVQYFENNGISIVTSENGSFQLSSDNYQYLNGTMVRIIETNKDVPAEASSTQDRVVNLQIMETSKPDCMMPNKLKEGTKVVVHQNTVLDNPSQKTSHCSNHQMNNSALDGMSIPKELVDKNCSPINLEQLDHNIGYKPLDQSKAEELDKANLSEDLSQNSDDSQYKSPGSKSMPLIDFFAEHAAVVDGEFVEPSERGSGVIVTPPATSLQFPDVSSLEEGKCDPVISEENSEFSIESGDNPPAERRRRIFSVDDIIGSSSKKDIKVCSSEVVTEFLEHETSFSSLEQLTSDTKFTKNEPDTLQTVLKVSGPSALLQVAGELVEITVKIVDGKKVINVKTLGSDANTVVDCNHNYEVSCQGGDVNGNINEEAESFDDFCDNATEKVISMEGLEESGFAIEDAAQNVEENAAEYDHKIVAECLQKDDEISSPDDSEICEDEENAEEAEIRLCEFSKSVKQEAPENVNEDIEEKSSLIDEGYPAKQPTVEESYKGKEIEPPSPSESFQIEPENSEEVQSSGEHGSSELPPLEKTVNNEGVSSRLEDKSVSKASMKRESPSELRESTEAIKSEDSPLMEVGEIMEDSTVSSLESVENITLNEPTISSSSNKSDTEVSFNATNKMSIELTSMDSVCLTHFEPEIIRESNKIFIAPETDGSIESVMKPEMIANSITEVHGSNAHTESNKLEECSGVSNIQGRETQDVKEDLNVSPIEKANKDEVECKVAVEELKAEDLKVATHDDEILNASNNEEEETIINGKFSEDVAETIFEESVAQSADEMVPIEEIENSLPEETDNVTEAHEKLVTETSIITSDVDNENNFLESEDASYQIIAEEDAVNVIISELPDPMDAIQEIRLEDELCQAIVGAAFEDEEQEIFHTDYPLEDEVFIEELPAQEVIVTNPLEDIGVIEEDHLFSNSPEIPLEPVTTSDIDTAQKKVQEEVHSETTILEESVKAKVAKLEVQILSPTSTNIEEGSATAKNVYVNSYRKYDVYNDSSDLTSTSPIATKAAKKLYAPDLQVQHDTVSSSKKEECPKNKKVNLKRSKRLNEKGQIKSEQKEMLKVLTEKRNRKKELAQKSRSIDRKPEKVEIKLKKVNKNQEEGKVLEADEEYVDFKELLRARKLKKLRKQQEMEAKKGENCTRIEPTSAVTVKKPENQAGSCCVGCGSSSPKKPKLVKEDKKAENPEPKCETPTKAPQKRVSFSDDIPSSTSYNSAPPPPTDPKVAPPLHGMHPKDPRRRSKVFANHVMVPSVSELIEENGGPVNKKKITLADYVSRKRKATSTDSDESKRPKSDSKDQPINEIVPKTISDVKTSFVLNSSDWEDSNSPAPTPHQAQEQCLIEDFSGLIKTQKPVIDVNELVPVDVRDKKLQEYKEHVDSQLNSLNIQIPKFKSRSPGNGSLVKRFLNSEKLSKSEMDEIKRIIYYKKTMSQKNVRSPSKSPVSSPTYGVRRGQKEQSDVRRHLRKVNAKRKTSEDRDSGSVTTHQSDYSSFKTNCGYSVINRLGDDGQPKIIFKRNKFSGVAQQPVVELVKLDLDNLETVQRKYNVTVRQGM; translated from the exons ATGGAAGAGATGGATTTGCTATTGACTTTGCCGGCCAGGGATTTGACTTCGTGCATTTCGTTGGATTTATTTGATAGAGAG CCAACCGGTGGGTCGACTATCAGCTCGCTTAGGCAGTTTCGCAAAAAGGACATAGATAAGAGTAATGGCGAGTCCCAATCGCAACCACAGAAGCCAATGTCTGAGAGCCATGTGGCCAGAGTGGCCCCGCATAACCATTATCCACCAGCGAACGATGCTTATCATTATGCAACCTCTCAGTTTTCGGGATACAG CCCACAATTGAAATACTCAGACTTAGTAGAAGCGTCCCAACCAAACCATATATCAACATCTGTGATACAAAAACCTAAAACTAAGGAGTACATGGAGATGTGCAATATCCAGCAACAGCATATAAGCAACCAGCAATATTCTCCCGATAATGGCCAGTATTTGCATAAAGACCCTTCGCAG AATGGCTTCCCGAACTTGTTTAAACCGGAATCTCAGTACTACCCAAAGGATCAGCATCACTTTCAGCAGATGCCACATCACTCGATCCCTCCTAAATTCAATCAGATGATGAATCAGAACATGAGGAAGTACAATCCGACGCCCACGGACAACGCTTTCTTGAATAAACTCAGTCAGCTGCGGCCGTCCATAGCCAGATCCATAATGAACGATCACCATTTGCAGGATACCCAGGCTCCATATCCTGTGATGGATCAAAGGACTATGTACAGCCAGCAAAATCCCCGATATTACCCTG GTGCAATTCACCAGCCCAACCCCTACTCCGCCAACCCCAATTGTCCCATAACTCCCAGTCACCCTTATCCGAATTACCCTCCGGCGGGGTGCAATTACACGAGACCACCACAAATGGCCCCCGTTGGCCCACGGTATCCTCACATGGAGAGAAGCGCCTCGCCCAGTAGAAGAAGCTACCAAGAGAGCATGCATATGCCTCCTATAAACGCTTACCATTCCTTACACCAAAAGGTCCCTCCCGCCTCCAATTACCCTCAGTATCCGCAACACCGTGGTCCGGAATATGCACAGCATTATCAGCACAGACGCATGCCGCAGGATTGCTATCCAGCGCAGGCCTGCAGGCCCAGACCTGCGCAGTTTATGCAGGGACATCATCAGTTATCAG GTCAAGACTTGCAAGACCTAGGAGAAAACACCGTGTCACCCTCAGAGAGTCTGAAGAAGTTCATCGAGAACTGGGATGACGATGATCAGGCAACAGAAATGAACAATTCAATGGAGAGCGGCGGCATAAGGGATAAGCTGCGCGAAGACGCACCTGGCACCCTCTACATGATCAACCCCAACGATgtgcaatattttgaaaataacggGATTTCCATCGTTACTTCCGAGAACGGTAGTTTCCAATTG TCCTCGGATAACTACCAGTACCTGAACGGCACAATGGTACGCATAATTGAGACCAACAAAGATGTACCTGCGGAAGCAAGCTCCACGCAAGACCGAGTGGTGAACCTCCAAATCATGGAGACGTCCAAACCGGACTGCATGATGCCCAATAAGCTCAAAGAAGGAACCAAGGTAGTCGTTCACCAAAACACAGTATTGGACAATCCTTCGCAGAAGACTTCCCACTGCTCAAACCACCAAATGAATAATTCAGCATTGGATGGTATGAGTATTCCTAAGGAGTTAGTGGACAAAAATTGCTCACCCATCAATTTGGAACAACTGGATCACAATATTGGCTACAAACCTCTGGACCAAAGCAAGGCTGAAGAGTTAGATAAAGCCAATTTGAGCGAAGATCTCAGCCAAAACTCTGATGATAGTCAGTACAAATCTCCGGGATCTAAAAGCATGCCTTTAATAGACTTTTTCGCGGAACACGCCGCTGTGGTTGATGGGGAGTTTGTAGAGCCTTCAGAGAGGGGAAGCGGTGTCATTGTTACTCCTCCAGCTACTTCCCTGCAGTTCCCTGACGTGAGTTCCTTGGAGGAGGGCAAGTGTGACCCAGTGATAAGTGAGGAAAACTCGGAGTTTAGCATTGAAAGCGGCGACAATCCTCCGGCAGAACGAAGAAGACGAATCTTTTCTGTGGACGATATCATTGGAAGCAGTTCCAAAAAAGACATTAAAGTATGCAGCAGCGAGGTGGTGACAGAGTTTTTGGAGCATGAAACTTCGTTTTCGTCTTTGGAGCAGCTCACTTCAGACACAAAATTCACAAAGAATGAGCCAGATACTCTTCAAACCGTCCTTAAAGTATCAGGGCCTTCGGCACTTCTTCAAGTAGCTGGAGAACTCGTGGAGATCACTGTCAAAATAGTGGACGGCAAGAAAGTGATCAATGTAAAGACGTTAGGGTCAGACGCGAATACTGTGGTGGATTGCAACCACAATTACGAAGTTTCCTGTCAGGGAGGGGATGTGAATGGGAATATCAATGAAGAAGCTGAAAGTTTCGATGATTTTTGTGACAACGCTACAGAAAAAGTTATTTCTATGGAAGGTCTCGAGGAAAGCGGTTTCGCAATCGAGGACGCTGCTCAAAATGTGGAAGAAAATGCCGCTGAATATGATCATAAGATTGTTGCGGAATGTCTCCAAAAAGATGACGAGATAAGTTCCCCAGACGACTCAGAAATCTGCGAAGACGAAGAAAATGCTGAAGAAGCTGAGATTAGACTATGTGAGTTTAGCAAGTCAGTGAAACAAGAAGCTCCTGAGAACGTCAACGaagatattgaagaaaaatctAGTTTGATTGATGAAGGTTATCCTGCGAAACAACCTACCGTTGAAGAAAGCTACAAGGGCAAGGAAATTGAACCTCCATCGCCTTCAGAATCATTCCAAATAGAGCCTGAAAATAGCGAAGAAGTTCAAAGCAGTGGGGAACACGGCTCTTCAGAACTACCACCACTTGAAAAAACGGTAAATAATGAAGGAGTATCAAGCAGGCTAGAGGACAAATCTGTAAGCAAAGCTTCAATGAAAAGGGAGTCACCTTCAGAATTAAGAGAATCTACAGAAGCTATAAAATCCGAAGATTCACCATTAATGGAAGTTGGTGAAATTATGGAGGATTCCACAGTATCAAGTCTCGAATCAGTTGAAAACATAACGCTCAATGAGCCAACAATATCTTCATCATCTAACAAATCTGATACTGAAGTGTCCTTCAATGCTACAAACAAAATGTCTATCGAACTAACGTCAATGGATTCAGTATGTCTAACTCATTTTGAGCCTGAAATAATTAGggaaagcaataaaatttttattgcgcCTGAAACAGATGGTTCAATTGAGTCTGTTATGAAACCTGAAATGATCGCAAACTCAATAACCGAAGTGCATGGATCTAATGCTCATACTGAAAGCAATAAACTAGAAGAATGCTCTGGAGTTTCAAATATTCAAGGACGGGAGACACAAGACGTAAAGGAAGATCTAAATGTGTCTCCAATTGAAAAAGCTAATAAAGATGAAGTTGAATGCAAAGTTgctgtagaagaattaaaagctGAAGATCTTAAAGTTGCAACTCACGacgatgaaattttgaatgcaAGCAACAATGAGGAGGAAGAAACGATCATAAATGGGAAGTTTTCTGAAGATGTCGCAGAAACTATTTTTGAGGAGTCTGTTGCTCAATCAGCAGATGAAATGGTCccaattgaagaaattgaaaattccctCCCAGAGGAAACCGATAACGTCACGGAAGCTCATGAAAAACTTGTAACAGAAACCTCTATAATAACCTCCGACGTAGATAATGAAAACAACTTTCTTGAGTCTGAAGATGCATCATATCAAATAATTGCTGAAGAAGATGCAGTGAACGTTATCATATCAGAATTACCAGACCCCATGGACGCTATTCAAGAAATTCGTTTAGAAGATGAACTATGTCAAGCAATCGTAGGAGCGGCCTTTGAAGACGAAGAACAAGAAATCTTTCACACCGATTATCCCTTGGAAGATGAAGTCTTCATCGAGGAGCTCCCTGCTCAGGAAGTGATCGTTACCAATCCTTTGGAAGACATTGGAGTTATCGAAGAAGACCATCTTTTCTCAAACAGTCCAGAGATACCTTTAGAGCCTGTAACCACCTCGGATATTGACACGGCTCAGAAAAAAGTTCAGGAGGAAGTTCACTCAGAAACTACAATTTTAGAGGAGAGTGTCAAGGCCAAGGTGGCAAAATTGGAAGTACAGATTCTATCCCCAACCTCTACAAACATTGAAGAGGGCTCTGCTACTGCAAAAAATGTCTACGTGAACAGTTACCGAAAGTATGACGTTTATAATGACTCCTCGGATCTTACATCTACGTCCCCTATCGCGACAAAAGCAGCAAAAAAGCTCTACGCGCCCGATTTACAAGTGCAACACGACACTGTGTCTTCTTCAAAGAAAGAGGAGTGTCCTAAGAACAAGAAGGTCAATTTGAAGAGGTCAAAAAGACTAAACGAGAAGGGGCAGATAAAGAGTGAACAGAAAGAGATGCTGAAAGTTCTGACCGAGAAAAGAAACCGGAAGAAAGAATTGGCTCAAAAGTCGCGATCAATAGACAGGAAGCCTGAAAAAGTGGAgattaaacttaaaaaggTTAACAAAAATCAGGAGGAAGGCAAAGTTCTTGAGGCAGATGAAGAGTATGTGGATTTCAAAGAACTCTTGCGAGcgagaaaattgaagaaactgAGAAAGCAACAAGAAATGGAAGCGAAGAAAGGGGAAAACTGCACCAGAATAGAACCAACCAGTGCGGTGACGGTAAAGAAACCCGAAAACCAAGCAGGCAGCTGCTGTGTTGGTTGCGGCAGCAGCAGCCCCAAAAAGCCCAAACTTGTCAAAGAAGACAAAAAAGCTGAAAACCCTGAGCCCAAATGCGAGACCCCTACAAAAGCTCCTCAAAAGCGAGTGAGCTTCAGTGACGACATCCCTTCATCCACATCATATAACTCTGCACCCCCACCTCCGACAGATCCAAAAGTTGCTCCCCCACTTCATGGAATGCACCCTAAAGATCCTCGTCGACGATCCAAGGTGTTTGCCAATCATGTGATGGTGCCTAGCGTCTCCGAGTTAATAGAAGAAAATGGTGGGCCTGTCAACAAGAAGAAAATCACTTTGGCTGACTATGTGAGCAGAAAGAGGAAGGCCACCAGCACGGACAGCGACGAAAGCAAACGTCCCAAGTCGGACTCTAAGGATCAGCCGATTAATGAAATTGTACCAAAGACTATCAGTGATGTGAAAACGTCCTTCGTTTTAAACAGCTCCGATTGGGAGGATTCAAATTCACCTGCGCCCACCCCTCATCAGGCGCAAGAACAATGCCTTATAGAGGACTTTAGTGGCCTTATTAAGACTCAAAAACCCGTGATAGATGTTAACGAGTTAGTGCCCGTAGATGTTAGAGATAAGAAGTTGCAGGAATACAAGGAACACGTTGACTCCCAGTTGAACTCGCTCAACATTCAAATCCCGAAGTTCAAGAGTAGATCTCCTGGCAACGGCAGCTTAGTGAAGCGGTTTTTGAATAGCGAGAAACTGTCCAAGAGCGAAATGGACGAAATTAAGAGGATAATTTACTATAAGAAGACCATGAGTCAAAAAAATGTCCGATCGCCGAGCAAGAGCCCGGTTAGCTCCCCTACCTACGGAGTGCGCAGAGGACAGAAAGAGCAGAGCGACGTGCGCAGGCACCTGCGCAAAGTGAAcgcaaaaagaaaaacgagTGAGGACAGAGATTCCGGCTCGGTGACCACCCACCAGAGTGATTATTCTAGTTTTAAGACGAACTGTGGGTATTCAGTGATCAATCGCTTAGGCGACGATGGCCAGCCGAAGATCATATTTAAAAGGAACAAGTTTTCCGGAGTTGCTCAGCAGCCGGTGGTGGAGTTGGTCAAGCTCGACCTGGACAATTTGGAGACGGTTCAGAGAAAGTACAACGTTACGGTGAGACAGGGCATGTGA